A single Dasypus novemcinctus isolate mDasNov1 chromosome 4, mDasNov1.1.hap2, whole genome shotgun sequence DNA region contains:
- the LOC101432426 gene encoding arylacetamide deacetylase isoform X1, with translation MSVLKLSQQLCIQKKEKQIYYSMGRKSLYLLILGVLVAYYAYTPLPHNLEEPWKMMWLNTYLKTFSHLATFVELLGLNHYMDTLRYFMSPNETPPTSDENVTVTETTFNDIPVRVYVPKRKSEALRRSVFYIHGGGWCLGSAALFECDLQSRQTADRLDAVVISVNYRLAPMYHFPVQFEDVYNALRWFLRKNILEKYGVNPERIGVSGDSAGGNLAAAVVQQLLDDQDVKIKLKIQSLIYPALQTSDVDTPSYQENSHFPILPKSLMVRFWSEYFTTDRSLEKAMYSNQHIPLESSHVLKLVNWSSLLPERFKKGYVYKNPAYGSSELARKYPGFLDVRAAPLLADDNKLRGLPPTYVITCQYDVLRDDGLMYVTRLQNAGVQVTHNHIEDGFHGVFSLRTFEISHRVMDQYISWLSENL, from the exons ATGTCAGTCCTAAAACTAAGCCAGCAACTCTGCATTCAAAAA AAGGAGAAGCAGATATATTACAGCATGGGAAGAAAATCTCTCTACCTTCTGATTTTGGGAGTCCTTGTAGCATATTATGCTTATACACCTCTTCCACACAATCTTGAGGAGCCATGGAAAATGATGTGGCTGAACACATATTTGAAAACTTTTTCACATTTG gctACCTTTGTAGAGCTGCTGGGACTTAACCATTATATGGATACCTTAAGGTACTTCATGAGCCCTAATGAAACACCACCAACCTCAGATGAAAATGTCACTGTGACTGAGACAACATTTAATGACATTCCTGTCCGTGTATATGTGCCAAAGAGGAAGTCAGAAGCACTAAGAAGGAGTGTGTTTTACATTCACGGTGGTGGCTGGTGCCTTGGAAGTGCTG ctttATTTGAATGTGACCTGCAGTCAAGACAGACAGCAGATAGACTTGATGCTGTTGTCATATCAGTCAA TTACAGATTAGCACCTATGTATCATTTCCCAGTTCAGTTTGAAGATGTATATAATGCCTTGAGGTGGTTCTTACGcaaaaatattcttgaaaaataTGGCGTGAATCCTGAGAGAATTGGTGTTTCTGGAGATAGTGCTGGGGGAAATTTAGCTGCAGCAGTTGTGCAACAG ctCTTAGATGACCAAGATGTCAAGATCAAACTCAAGATTCAGTCTTTAATTTATCCTGCCCTTCAGACTTCTGATGTAGATACACCATCATATCAAGAAAATTCGCATTTTCCAATCTTGCCTAAATCACTCATGGTCAGGTTCTGGAGCGAATATTTTACTACAGACAGATCACTCGAAAAAGCCATGTATTCCAACCAACATATACCTCTGGAATCAAGTCATGTACTCAAGCTTGTTAATTGGAGCTCCTTGCTCCCTGAGAGGTTTAAAAAAGGATATGTTTATAAAAATCCAGCTTATGGTAGTTCTGAACTGGCTAGAAAATATCCAGGTTTCCTAGATGTGAGAGCTGCCCCCCTGCTGGCTGATGATAACAAGTTACGTGGTTTACCCCCAACCTATGTCATCACTTGTCAATACGATGTTTTAAGAGATGATGGACTCATGTATGTTACCCGACTCCAGAATGCTGGAGTTCAGGTGACCCATAACCACATTGAGGATGGATTTCATGGAGTATTTTCACTCCGGACTTTTGAAATTAGCCACAGGGTGATGGATCAGTATATTAGTTGGCTAAGCGAAAATCTATAG
- the LOC101432426 gene encoding arylacetamide deacetylase isoform X2, with product MDTLRYFMSPNETPPTSDENVTVTETTFNDIPVRVYVPKRKSEALRRSVFYIHGGGWCLGSAALFECDLQSRQTADRLDAVVISVNYRLAPMYHFPVQFEDVYNALRWFLRKNILEKYGVNPERIGVSGDSAGGNLAAAVVQQLLDDQDVKIKLKIQSLIYPALQTSDVDTPSYQENSHFPILPKSLMVRFWSEYFTTDRSLEKAMYSNQHIPLESSHVLKLVNWSSLLPERFKKGYVYKNPAYGSSELARKYPGFLDVRAAPLLADDNKLRGLPPTYVITCQYDVLRDDGLMYVTRLQNAGVQVTHNHIEDGFHGVFSLRTFEISHRVMDQYISWLSENL from the exons ATGGATACCTTAAGGTACTTCATGAGCCCTAATGAAACACCACCAACCTCAGATGAAAATGTCACTGTGACTGAGACAACATTTAATGACATTCCTGTCCGTGTATATGTGCCAAAGAGGAAGTCAGAAGCACTAAGAAGGAGTGTGTTTTACATTCACGGTGGTGGCTGGTGCCTTGGAAGTGCTG ctttATTTGAATGTGACCTGCAGTCAAGACAGACAGCAGATAGACTTGATGCTGTTGTCATATCAGTCAA TTACAGATTAGCACCTATGTATCATTTCCCAGTTCAGTTTGAAGATGTATATAATGCCTTGAGGTGGTTCTTACGcaaaaatattcttgaaaaataTGGCGTGAATCCTGAGAGAATTGGTGTTTCTGGAGATAGTGCTGGGGGAAATTTAGCTGCAGCAGTTGTGCAACAG ctCTTAGATGACCAAGATGTCAAGATCAAACTCAAGATTCAGTCTTTAATTTATCCTGCCCTTCAGACTTCTGATGTAGATACACCATCATATCAAGAAAATTCGCATTTTCCAATCTTGCCTAAATCACTCATGGTCAGGTTCTGGAGCGAATATTTTACTACAGACAGATCACTCGAAAAAGCCATGTATTCCAACCAACATATACCTCTGGAATCAAGTCATGTACTCAAGCTTGTTAATTGGAGCTCCTTGCTCCCTGAGAGGTTTAAAAAAGGATATGTTTATAAAAATCCAGCTTATGGTAGTTCTGAACTGGCTAGAAAATATCCAGGTTTCCTAGATGTGAGAGCTGCCCCCCTGCTGGCTGATGATAACAAGTTACGTGGTTTACCCCCAACCTATGTCATCACTTGTCAATACGATGTTTTAAGAGATGATGGACTCATGTATGTTACCCGACTCCAGAATGCTGGAGTTCAGGTGACCCATAACCACATTGAGGATGGATTTCATGGAGTATTTTCACTCCGGACTTTTGAAATTAGCCACAGGGTGATGGATCAGTATATTAGTTGGCTAAGCGAAAATCTATAG